From a single Carassius gibelio isolate Cgi1373 ecotype wild population from Czech Republic chromosome A18, carGib1.2-hapl.c, whole genome shotgun sequence genomic region:
- the LOC127933900 gene encoding sterile alpha motif domain-containing protein 3, which translates to MTEPAKFKIVLGDSNSLKLTLPSGIPKSIEEFKFEIRKQCGVTGDFRLQYLDTDFDDFLNLTSTVDLQDKGTVKVVAHSAYDVCSLSSADTDIRSSTSSPSPSCLSVSPTTSDVASASTSELSSSTKLRSETWPTNFLIPKFPYEVDLELQKAHEEFLKDGTSLNIDTKPKLKSEILKSLAAEVVKYKVYPRIEEYEEIAKALITKHPCLQEKGSVGGFYGWKISLQWKMANYRRTLRAAGCSEVKINSLKHKHGENTSPNQVKKPKKAEVNFYPDYPAGENKQSLEEERLALLSEVQKRDNHQIIKHKMEKTFVYRRHEVIEEMPFIVDFKSRWPALFCEHEIAAEFTRITTVPLIQTFMSKLDGYTSKLASIYQRKGGIAGRKIWKLMATIDENDTISTRRACILRALSVYLNEDYENLMKEYADTDFENAERDMANTVIGLYIIRPEDAEACDPPSDVGLIVEGVKVLQNIGDVTKACALLLGVIYSLNLSYPSDLKYTFEFFQKVLLGLDAQKLSHKIQVLKNKLVG; encoded by the exons ATGACTGAGCCAGCAAAATTCAAAATTGTCTTAGGAGATAGTAATTCATTGAAATTGACGCTGCCCTCTGGAATACCCAAATCTATTGAAGAGTTTAAATTTGAGATTAGGAAACAATGTGGGGTCACAGGAGATTTCAGGCTGCAGTATCTTGATACTGACTTTGATGATTTCTTGAATCTTACCTCAACTGTGGATCTCCAGGACAAAGGAACAGTCAAAGTGGTAGCACATAGTGCATATGATGTCTGTTCTCTTTCTTCTGCGGATACTGATATACGCTCATCAACTTCATCTCCGTCACCATCTTGCCTGTCAGTTTCGCCAACAACGTCTGATGTTGCTTCTGCCTCAACTTCTGAGCTGTCTTCATCCACAAAGCTGAGGAGTGAAACCTGGCCAACTAACTTTCTGATCCCTAAGTTTCCCTATGAGGTAGATCTGGAACTGCAGAAAGCCCACGAAGAGTTCTTGAAAGATGGTACTTCACTTAACATAGACACAAAGCCTAAACTAAAATCAGAAATTCTGAAATCCTTGGCTGCAGAAGTAGTGAAGTACAAAGTGTACCCTAGGATTGAAGAATATGAAGAGATTGCAAAAGCCCTGATTACAAAGCATCCATGCCTACAGGAAAAGGGATCAGTTGGTGGGTTCTATGGCTGGAAAATCAGTCTACAGTGGAAGATGGCAAATTATCGGCGTACACTGCGAGCAGCTGGCTGTTCTGAAGtaaagataaattctttaaaacacaaacatgGTGAAAATACAAGTCCAAACCAAGTCAAAAAGCCAAAGAAGGCTGAAGTCAATTTCTACCCTGATtatccagctggagagaacaaaCAAAGCCTAGAGGAAGAGCGACTGGCATTGCTGTCTGAGGTCCAGAAAAGGGACAACCATCAAATTATTAAACACAAAATGGAGAAAACTTTTGTCTACAGAAGACATGAAGTGATTGAAGAGATGCCCTTCATTGTTGACTTCAAAAGCAGATGGCCGGCTCTGTTTTGTGAACATGAG ATTGCTGCTGAGTTCACTCGAATCACTACTGTCCCACTAATTCAAACATTTATGTCAAAACTGGATGGTTACACAAGCAAGCTGGCCAGCATCTACCAGAGAAAAGGAGGAATTGCAGGACGTAAAATTTGGAAACTGATGGCTACCATCGACGAG AATGATACTATCTCAACTCGGAGAGCTTGCATTCTAAGAGCACTTTCTGTGTATCTTAATGAAGACTATGAAAACCTCATGAAGGAGTATGCA gACACAGACTTTGAGAATGCCGAGAGAGACATGGCCAATACTGTAATTGGACTTTACATCATCAGACCTGAAGATGCAGAAGCCTGTGACCCACCATCGGATGTTGGACTGATTGTTGAGGGAGTGAAAGTTCTTCAGAATATTGGCGATGTTACCAAGGCTTGTGCTCTTCTTTTGGGAGTCATTTACAGCTTGAATCTCAGTTATCCTTCAGACCTGAAGTACACTTTTGAGTTTTTCCAGAAAGTGTTGCTGGGACTTGATGCACAGAAACTGTCACACAAAATACAGGTTCTCAAGAACAAACTTGTTGGTTGA